A section of the Amblyomma americanum isolate KBUSLIRL-KWMA chromosome 2, ASM5285725v1, whole genome shotgun sequence genome encodes:
- the LOC144120045 gene encoding uncharacterized protein LOC144120045, with amino-acid sequence MLSWQEIDDIITWRAEQRLFGAATHPHKGDDYEMSSNWDEFSNYRSRYGLLDIDNFEPTLFRQQFRFAKEDFGELCSALRIPDAITTAQNVSIPGREALCITLRRLAYPNRWCDLEAMFGRHSSVMSSTATMVIDHIVAAFGHLITDCNNHDWLSTAVLQKFANAVEARGAALPNCWAFIDGTARPICRPKRDQRLYYSGHKRVHCTKYQSLMCPNGIICQLDGHYPGSYHDSRILREKGLYAKLEKLVKGEDLVIYGDPAYPLRPLLMKPYGGCHLTRGQEAFNYAMSGVRQAVEWGFGKVIGEFAFLDYKKNQKLLWQQVAKMYKVATILTNCHTTIYGSQVSTYFNLDPPILREYLRPLPVQLSQLLLLHSLRRLSAGKAPGSTAGVESIGGLTSGTTGVGSIGGLASDTAGVWSIGGVLGARSSSSAVVNSMPCNNSPGVTPLLPPL; translated from the exons ATGTTGTCATGGCAAGAGATCGACGACATCATCACCTGGCGAGCGGAGCAACGGCTATTTGGAGCTGCTACGCATCCGCACAAAGGCGACGACTACGAGATGAGCAGCAACTGGGATGAATTTTCCAACTACCGCTCACGATATGGGCTGCTCGATATTGATAACTTCGAGCCTACACTTTTCAGACAGCAGTTCAGGTTTGCTAAGGAGGATTTTGGTGAACTGTGTAGCGCCCTTCGTATTCCGGACGCAATCACGACTGCGCAAAACGTCAGCATTCCTGGCCGAGAAGCCTTGTGCATTACGCTGCGAAGGCTCGCTTATCCAAACAGATGGTGTGACTTAGAAGCGATGTTTGGAAGGCATTCGTCTGTAATGTCCAGCACTGCAACAATGGTCATAGACCACATCGTCGCCGCTTTTGGGCACCTTATCACCGACTGCAACAACCATGACTGGTTATCGACTGCTGTCCTCCAAAAGTTTGCAAAT GCTGTTGAAGCAAGAGGTGCAGCATTGCCTAACTGTTGGGCTTTTATTGATGGGACTGCCCGCCCTATATGTCGTCCCAAAAGGGATCAGAGGCTTTATTACTCGGGACACAAAAGAGTGCATTGCACAAAATATCAATCATTGATGTGCCCAAATGGGATCATATGTCAGCTGGATGGGCACTATCCAGGGAGCTATCATGATTCAA GAATACTCCGAGAGAAAGGTCTGTATGCCAAGTTGGAGAAGCTGGTGAAGGGGGAAGACTTGGTTATTTACGGGGACCCTGCATACCCGCTTCGGCCACTTCTGATGAAGCCGTATGGTGGTTGTCATTTGACGCGTGGCCAGGAGGCTTTCAATTATGCAATGAGCGGAGTCCGCCAGGCGGTAGAATGGGGATTTGGCAAGGTTATTGGTGAATTTGCCTTCCTCGACTACAAGAAGAACCAAAAACTTCTTTGGCAACAAGTGGCAAAAATGTACAAGGTGGCCACAATCTTAACAAACTGTCACACAACTATTTATGGCAGCCAAGTGTCCACGTATTTTAACTTAGACCCACCTATCTTGCGTGAGTACCTGCGCCCACTCCCTGTGCAATTATCTCAGCTGTTGCTGTTGCACTCGCTCAGAAGGCTGAGTGCTGGGAAGGCTCCTGGCAGTACTGCAGGAGTTGAGTCCATAGGAGGCCTGACTTCAGGCACTACAGGAGTTGGGTCCATAGGAGGCCTGGCATCAGACACTGCAGGAGTTTGGTCCATAGGAGGCGTGCTTGGGGCGCGCTCCTCGTCATCTGCCGTCGTTAACAGCATGCCGTGCAATAACTCTCCCGGCGTGACC